The genomic region CCTGCCTCTAATAACCATTTTACTGTTTCGCTAAGATTATTTGCCATATTTCGTAATGAGTTTGCTATCATCGCTGTTTCATCTTTCCCTTTTGATTCAAACTTTACTGTGAAATCTCCTGTTGCAAATTTATCTACTTTTTTACTTAATTCTATTAATGGCTTTGATATCCTTTTTGAGAAGAATAATGATATTATTATTGATATTATTAATACTAATGATGTTGTTATCATTAATATATTTCTTATCTTTTCTGCGGCTTTAAATGCCTCATTTATTGAAACTTCTGAAACGAATGCCCAATTTATTTCTGCAAATTTAAAAGGTGCATATGCCGCTAATACTTTTTCGCCTTTAAAATTTGTTGATATTTCCCAACCAGTCTTTCCGTTCAAAGCTTTGTCTACATAATCTGTTTCTACTTTTTGTTTTAATATTGTTTCTTGATCTGGTAAATTACTTCTCATTATTTTATCTTGCCCTACAACATAGGTTATACCTGTTTTTCCCATTCCATTTTTATCCTGTAATACTTTATCAAATGCTTCATTTATTATGTGAACAATTAGATACCCTATTTTCTCATCATTATATACTATACGTTTCCCAGCAAAAAATCCATGCTCCTCATCACCAGCTGTATAATACTTTATATCTGAAAAATGAACATTATTATCGTCTTTTTCTTTTAAAATTTTATATAAATCACCCAAACTTGTATTTTTGTATTTACCTGTTTCTATATTTGTTCCAAAATCCTTATTCTTCTTGGTTGAATACATAACATATCCATCTGACGTTATATAAAAAACATCATAATATATCGGTTTTGTTAAAATTAGTTTTCTAAGTAAAGGATTTAGTTTTTCATGAATTGAATTATATTGATATAATTCATCCAGGGCATCTGGAGTAACTTTACTTTGATCAAAATTATCATCGTAAAAAATATTATCCAGTTTTTCTCTATTTTTATATGGGTTATTATCATGATAAACTTCTTTTAAATATTCTAAATATTTATCAAAACTACCCAAACTTTTTGAAAAGTCTTCTTCACCAAACATATTGTTTAAATTTTCTACTATCACAGGTAATTCAGAAAAATATTCTATATCCTTTTTTACATCTGAAAGAGTTTTTTCTAAAAATACTCTTTTTGAATCTCTTGCAACTATTAATTTATTTATAAAGCTTTCTTGGAGAGCTGTTTGTGATTGATTAACACTTATTAAGAAAAAAATTGTAAACGATGAAAATAATAAAATAAATACTAAAGTTAGAATTTTCCCATTAATTTTCATATTTTCCCCTCCCTGAAAAATTCATTAAATTTTAATTTTCTATAAATTCTAAAATATTTGAAACATATTTATTCTTATATTTAGGTTCATTAAAAATTTCATGTTTAGCATATTTATGTTTTTGCAAAACTACTGTTCTGACTTTTTCTGCTAATTCATTACAATTTTCAACACTAATTACTTTATCTATTTCCCCATATTGAAGCAATACAGGTAAATCTATATTCTCTGCTTCTAACAACGCTAATTCTGCTTCAGAAAACAATTGCTTGGCAGTTTTAAAAGCTATTTTATTATGTACCAAAGGGTCTTCAAGGTATTCCTTTATTGCTTTATCATCGTGGCATAAGTCTTTTGGATCAATTCCGTTATTTATGGTTAATTTCCCAAATATACCAATTGTGTTTAAAAGTAATTTTTGAGCTGGTGCATATAATTTACCAACAGCAGGAGAAGATAATATTAGTTTTTCTGGTTTTTTATCTGAATACTCTGTATACCTTAAGGCTATTAACCCCCCCATACTATGACCAAACAATATAAACTTTTCAGGAGTTATTTCTTTTATATATTCATATATTTTATAAAAATCTTTTATATAACCTCTTTTTCCTTCTCCTAAACCATGTCCTGGTAGATCAAAGGTTATTACCTGATAATCTATATCTAACAATTTATCAATTAAAAACTTATATCTACCTGAATGTTCTCCGAGACCATGAATAATAACAAAACTTTTTTTAGGATTTTCTATTTTTTTAAACCTTTTTAAAAACATTATTCCCCCCCTTAATTACTAATCTACAAATTTCTGTTTTTCAATTTCTTTAAATAATTTTTTGTTATTTTCATATTTTCTCATAAGTCTAAATATCTCCATTAACGCCTCTTCTGTAGATAAATTATTCAACCAATTTCTTAAAATCCATGAATATCTTAATTCATCCTTATTAAATAACAATTCTTCTTTTCTTGTACCTGATAATTTTACATCTATTGCAGGGAATATTCTCTTATTCGCAAGGTCTCTTGAGAGAATTAATTCCATATTCCCCGTTCCTTTAAATTCTTCAAATATTACTTCATCCATTTTTGAACCTGTTTCTATAAGTGCTGTAGCTAATATAGTTAAACTTCCACCTTCTCTTATTCTCCTTGCTGCACCAAAAAATTTCTTTGGAAAGGTTAATGCAGATGGATCAACACCACCACTTAATAGTTTTCCACTCGGTGGAACATATAAATTATAAGCACGAGCTAATCTGGTTAATGAATCCATAAGAATAATTACATCATGACCAAATTCAACAAGTCTTTTTGCCATGTTTAACGTCATTTCCGCTACTTTTATTTGATTATGAGGATCCATATCAAATGGGGCCGCTATAACTTCTGCATCCACAGTTTCTCTTATATCTGTAACTTCTTCTGGTCTTTCATCTATTAATAAAACTATTCTCTTAGTTTCAGGATTATTTTTTGCAATAGAATTTGCAATATCTTTCAATAATGTAGTTTTTCCAGCTTTCGGTGGAGCAACAACCAATCCTCTTTGACCTTTTCCAATTGGTGAAAATATATCTATTATTCTTGAACTAACTGGTGAATTTTCATATTCTAATTGAAGCCTTTCATTTGGATAAACTGGAGTAAGGTTTTCAAAAGAAATTCTATCTCTTGCCTGTTCTGGAGCTTGATAATTAACTGCCTCAACACGTAATAGTGCAAAAAATTTTTCTCCTTCTTTTGGTGGTCTCACCTGACCAGCAACTATATCTCCTGTGGAAAGATTGAATCTTCTAATTTGAGATTGTGAAACATACACATCATCATTTCCATTTAATAATGAATTATGAGTATTTCTCAAAAATCCATAACCATCTGGAAGAATTTCTAATACTCCTTCATGAAAAAAATATCCAAATGATTCTGTTTGTTTACTTAAAATTTTAAATTTTAGTTCATGATCCGTAAGAACAGAATAATTTTCAATTCCATATTTCCTTGCCAGATTATACAATTGTCTTCTTGACATTTGATTTAATTTCCCCATATCGATCTCTACAGGAATTATTTCATCCTTTTTTATATCTCTATTATTTTCACTCACATTATCACCTCTATGTATTAATATAAATTATATAAACTTGATATTTTTTATGTGTGGATTACATGATATTATTTCTAGGATAAGTTTATTAATTATTGCAGTTATTTTTGAAGCACAATAGAAGACATTATTTTGATATAAAAATATTATACCACATTTTTAATTAAAAAAACCCCGAAAACTCGGGGTTTTTTTATATTTATTAATTTTCTGAATTTTCCTCTTTCTTTTCTATATTCTCTACTAACTGTAATAATGATAACTCTGCTGCATCTCCTCTTCTGAAGCCTATTTTTAATATCCTTGTATAACCACTTTTTCTATTTGCATCTATAAATACTTTAGCTACTTCGTCAACTATTTTATTTGTAAATCTTTTATCATTGAAATATCTGTTTATTTGTCTTCTTAAAGCAACGCTTCTATCTTTATTGTCAGTTTCTTTAGCTTCAATTGCTTTTGTTAATATTTTTTCAACCATAGGTTTTACTGCTTTTGCTTTTGCAGTAGTTGTTATAATGCTTCCATGTTCAAATACTTCTCTAGCTAAGTTTTTTAATAAAGCCTTCCTATGTGAAGCATATCTGCTTAATTTATTTATCTTTACTCTATGTCTCATAATACTTAGGCTCCTCCCTTCTGGATCTCATCATAATCCAATTGGAATTTTTCTTGTAATTCTTTTCGAATTTCATCCAATGATTTTTTACCAAAATTCTTAATTTTCATTAATTCTTCTGGATCTTTTTTAAGAATATCTCTAACTGTATGTATTTTTTCTCTTTTTAAACAATTTTTAGCCCTTTTACTTAAATCAAGCTCATCAATTTTTGTTTCTAATATTTCAATATTAATAT from Marinitoga aeolica harbors:
- a CDS encoding methyl-accepting chemotaxis protein, giving the protein MKINGKILTLVFILLFSSFTIFFLISVNQSQTALQESFINKLIVARDSKRVFLEKTLSDVKKDIEYFSELPVIVENLNNMFGEEDFSKSLGSFDKYLEYLKEVYHDNNPYKNREKLDNIFYDDNFDQSKVTPDALDELYQYNSIHEKLNPLLRKLILTKPIYYDVFYITSDGYVMYSTKKNKDFGTNIETGKYKNTSLGDLYKILKEKDDNNVHFSDIKYYTAGDEEHGFFAGKRIVYNDEKIGYLIVHIINEAFDKVLQDKNGMGKTGITYVVGQDKIMRSNLPDQETILKQKVETDYVDKALNGKTGWEISTNFKGEKVLAAYAPFKFAEINWAFVSEVSINEAFKAAEKIRNILMITTSLVLIISIIISLFFSKRISKPLIELSKKVDKFATGDFTVKFESKGKDETAMIANSLRNMANNLSETVKWLLEAGKKIESSSEILTTISEKTMGANEDVLEKARVIEDNAENAAATTEELTSGVSEVSTAAQSVSANAVEIAQEVNETTQLTEEGEKSITEITKIIESAVEKSKETEKTVEVLAEKAKNIGEIVETITNITEQTNLLALNAAIEAARAGEAGKGFAVVADEIRKLAEESKKATEQIAQILTEIKEGAQNANKATEDTVKVINEVESNADEIKEKFQKILERVENINQRIEGLTASAEEQSASTEEMAAASDKTAQMILEISNEITEITKEIEEESKEIGNVNEKAEELEKLVDQLNEKLNQFKI
- the rplQ gene encoding 50S ribosomal protein L17; the protein is MRHRVKINKLSRYASHRKALLKNLAREVFEHGSIITTTAKAKAVKPMVEKILTKAIEAKETDNKDRSVALRRQINRYFNDKRFTNKIVDEVAKVFIDANRKSGYTRILKIGFRRGDAAELSLLQLVENIEKKEENSEN
- a CDS encoding alpha/beta fold hydrolase; the protein is MFLKRFKKIENPKKSFVIIHGLGEHSGRYKFLIDKLLDIDYQVITFDLPGHGLGEGKRGYIKDFYKIYEYIKEITPEKFILFGHSMGGLIALRYTEYSDKKPEKLILSSPAVGKLYAPAQKLLLNTIGIFGKLTINNGIDPKDLCHDDKAIKEYLEDPLVHNKIAFKTAKQLFSEAELALLEAENIDLPVLLQYGEIDKVISVENCNELAEKVRTVVLQKHKYAKHEIFNEPKYKNKYVSNILEFIEN
- the rho gene encoding transcription termination factor Rho, with translation MGKLNQMSRRQLYNLARKYGIENYSVLTDHELKFKILSKQTESFGYFFHEGVLEILPDGYGFLRNTHNSLLNGNDDVYVSQSQIRRFNLSTGDIVAGQVRPPKEGEKFFALLRVEAVNYQAPEQARDRISFENLTPVYPNERLQLEYENSPVSSRIIDIFSPIGKGQRGLVVAPPKAGKTTLLKDIANSIAKNNPETKRIVLLIDERPEEVTDIRETVDAEVIAAPFDMDPHNQIKVAEMTLNMAKRLVEFGHDVIILMDSLTRLARAYNLYVPPSGKLLSGGVDPSALTFPKKFFGAARRIREGGSLTILATALIETGSKMDEVIFEEFKGTGNMELILSRDLANKRIFPAIDVKLSGTRKEELLFNKDELRYSWILRNWLNNLSTEEALMEIFRLMRKYENNKKLFKEIEKQKFVD